The segment CAGAATATTCACTCGCATCGGGGCATCCGATGACCTGGCCAGTGGCCGCTCAACCTTCATGGTGGAAATGACAGAAACGGCAACTATATTGCGTAATTCAACAGCCGAAAGTCTGGTCATACTGGATGAAATTGGTCGTGGCACATCCACCTTCGACGGACTGTCTCTGGCCTGGGCCTGCGCAGAAGAACTGGCCGGCAAGATTCGGGCATTCACCCTCTTCGCAACCCATTATTTTGAACTGACCAACCTCAGCGAGGAGCTTGGTAGTGTACAGAACGTACATCTCACCGCAGTAGAGACTAATGACAGTATTACATTTCTCTACGAAGTACAGGATGGCCCCGCCAGCCAGAGTTATGGACTACAGGTGGCTTCACTTGCTGGTGTTCCTCAGGCAGTTATTGCGATGGCAAAAAGTAAATTGCTACAGCTTGAGAAAGAACTGGTGAAACATAGTGATGGTCATCAGCTTTCCATCTTTGACACTATCGATGCAGATGAAGATAAACAATCTGACAGCTTCGTTGAAGAAATTGCAGCCTTAGACCCCGATAGAATGTCGGCGCGCGAAGCGCTGGATCTGATTTATCGATGGAAGGAGAAAATCCGGGGTTAAAGACATAAAGAGACCCCCCGGCAACCGTGCCGGGGAAGCAAACCGGTGATCGTTATCAGTTATTGGTACCCACAGAGGTACCACCGGTAAACGGTATGGTGACATTGCTGGTGAGGTTGTCCATGTACTTGCCGCGGGCGCGGTCGTAGTAAATCCCATAATACACCCTGGTGATGCGGTTACCAACAACCAGCACATCGTTGGAATTTTCGATGCTTATCCCACGGGCGTTTCCGTTGCTGGGGGGGGGAACATCATCGATGCGGTTGCCCTCCACCACGGCGCCATTGGAAGAAAGAACCAACCCATATCCTCCAAAGCCGGCGGGTGTCGCCGCCGTGCCGCTGATGTCATTGTTGAGAGCCCGCCCTCCAGAGCCTCCGAGGCGGATACCATAGGCAGAGCTGTTCACCGTCGAGCCACCGGTATCTACCACCCGGTTGCGGCGCACGATGTTGTCGCTGCCCTGGATATGTATCCCCATGAAGGTATTCCTGTCGGCGAGGATGTCTTCGATCAGATGGCCCTGGGAGGTGTAGGGGGGGGAGCTGTTATCCAGCAAGATTCCCTGGTAAAACCCGCGGATGGTGCCGTTACGGATGGTGATTTTCTTGCGATTCGAGGCATAGATACCGTTGACCGTAGTCCCGACTCCGGCGGGCTTACCGCCGAGCTTCCAGCCATTGAGGTCGATGGTGACGTTGTTGGCCTGGATCTCAATAGCATTGCCCGAGGTCATATTGGTTTTCAGGCTCCCGGTGAGGCAGTAGACTCCCTGGCTGGTGATGACAGTGGGCAGCGTAGTGATGGGAGTACAATTTACCGTCTCCGCCCAGGCAGCGGGGACAGCCAGCAACAGGATGGTCAGTTTCAGGTATTTGATTAGTCTTATTTTCATGTTTTTCTCCTTTATTCAGTCAGATCAGGATACACCCGGATACACCCAGCAGCAAACTGACACATTGATCTATGCCAATGAAAAAGAGACCCCCCGGCAACCGTGCCGGGGGAAGCAAACCGGTGATCGTTATCAGTTATTGGTACCCACAGAGGTACCACCGGTAAACGGTATGGTGACATTACTGGTGAGGTTATCCATGTACTTGCCGCTGGAGCGGTCGTAGTAAATCCCAAAATCCGCCCTAGTAATGCGTTTACCGGCAGCCAGCATATCGTTGGAAAAGAGGATGGGTATACGTGGGCCTTTAGGTTTTTTTTGCGATAGATTTTGCGTTCACACTGAGGATTTTAACGACTCGCGATATGATCTCACTGCTTGTTGGACTGCCCTGCGAGGCATCCGTAGTAATCAGGTTTTACGAATTTCGTAAAACCTAAAACATAACCCGTAAAATCGCTCTTTTAACCCTGATGATCCAACAGTTTAATCAACTGATCTGCGGGTATGAAGCCCGGTAAAATTTTGCCATTCTCAAGGATCAAAGTAGGCGTACCGGTAACGCCAATCTTCTGACCCAGCTCGAATTGCTCTAGCACCGGGTTGTCACAGGTTTTCGCCTCAAGCGCACTCCCTTCTTTTGCCATCCCAAGGGCCTTTTTCTGGTCAACGGCGCACCAAACAGAAACAGATTTTATGAATGTTGGTGATCCAGGACCAGCCCGTGGATACATCAGATAACGTACCGTAACACCCGCCTTATTCAGTTTAGGCACTTCCTTATGCAACATTGCGCAATATGGACAATCCACATCGGTAAATACAGTAATCGTATGCCGGGTTTTCCCCTCTGCAGGAAATACGATCATTTTTTTCTCATCGTAGCCCTCAATCAACTGCCGGGTTACGTTGTTTTTTGTCTTTTCTGTCAGGTTTATTTTATCTTCCAGATCGATGATGCTGCCATCGACTATGTAACGGCCATCCTGAGAGATATACAGCACCCTTCCATCGCCAATAAATTCATACAGGCCCGAAATGGGGGTGGCTTTTACTGAGCTAGCATCATAGCCAGGAACAACGATATCGAGCCGCTTTTTGATAGCAGCGGGTATTTCTGTTGCCAGTGCACTGTTCATCAGTAAAAAAATCGCCAGAGAGAGAGCAAATGATTTAAATATGGTTTGTTTCATAATATTCGGTCGTTTAGGAGATAAGGGAGCTTGTCAGGAATAAATAGGACAAAATAATGTGTTATTGGTTCACGCCGCAACGGGTGATTTAATAGAGGGGTCTTTAAGTATATCGACTTCACCTTCAGTACGCGCAATGATGACGGCTCCGGATGAATCAGAAAAAACATTTACTGTGGTCCGGAGCATGTCGAGTATTCGATCGACGGCCAGGATGAGGCCGATTCCCTCCGCAGGAAGGCCTGCGGCGGCAAGGATAACAACAATGGCAACAAGGCTTGCTGCTGGTACTCCAGCTACACCTATCGAAGTAAGCAAAGCCGTAGTAACGATAAGAAACTGCAGTCCCATGCTCAGGTCTATACCATAGGCCTGAGCGATGAATATGACAGCCACACACTCATACAGAGCGGTACCATCCATGTTTATGGTCGCCCCCAGCGGCAGGACAAAAGAAGACACCTTGTTAGACACCCCTGCCCGTTTTTCAACAGAATCAAGAGTAACAGGCAATGTCGCAGCCGATGAACTGGTAGAAAAAGCCATCATCAGAGCTGGTGCCATCGCCTGGTAGTGTCTCAATGGATTTACCCTGCCGATGAATACGAGCAGTAAAGGCAGGGTAATGACTGAATGAAACAGCAGGGCAAGAAACACGGTTCCGGCAAAGTTTGCCAGCGGTATCACTGCATCATAACCGGTAGATGCCACAACTTTAGCGACCAGAGCAAATACACCGATTGGGGCAAATTTCATCACAAGCTCGGTAATTTCCAGCATGATCAACATCATGGCCTGCCAGAAATTCGTCATCACAGAACCATATTTTGCAGGAATTCGAACCATGTAATAGGCAAAAAGAAGGCTGAAT is part of the bacterium BMS3Abin11 genome and harbors:
- the dsbC_1 gene encoding thiol:disulfide interchange protein DsbC precursor, with translation MKQTIFKSFALSLAIFLLMNSALATEIPAAIKKRLDIVVPGYDASSVKATPISGLYEFIGDGRVLYISQDGRYIVDGSIIDLEDKINLTEKTKNNVTRQLIEGYDEKKMIVFPAEGKTRHTITVFTDVDCPYCAMLHKEVPKLNKAGVTVRYLMYPRAGPGSPTFIKSVSVWCAVDQKKALGMAKEGSALEAKTCDNPVLEQFELGQKIGVTGTPTLILENGKILPGFIPADQLIKLLDHQG
- the gltP gene encoding proton glutamate symport protein: MFKLKLHWQILIAMVLAVIFGYATGTEASIGGVTFYSMYSFVGGLFLSALKMLIVPLIMASIITGVAGIGTGKGFGRLGSKTVIYYFITSLLAILTGLFFVNLIVPGVVDGVPAGSLLGLEADVSHIVENAQGRGAGDFVTVFERMLPANIIKAAADGQMLGIITFSLLFAYYMVRIPAKYGSVMTNFWQAMMLIMLEITELVMKFAPIGVFALVAKVVASTGYDAVIPLANFAGTVFLALLFHSVITLPLLLVFIGRVNPLRHYQAMAPALMMAFSTSSSAATLPVTLDSVEKRAGVSNKVSSFVLPLGATINMDGTALYECVAVIFIAQAYGIDLSMGLQFLIVTTALLTSIGVAGVPAASLVAIVVILAAAGLPAEGIGLILAVDRILDMLRTTVNVFSDSSGAVIIARTEGEVDILKDPSIKSPVAA